Within the Echinicola sp. 20G genome, the region AAACTGGCTCTTAAAGTTCCTTTTTTCACAGTAGGTATATAATCGGTTATTTTAAAGCTTTATTGCTAGGTCAATTAAATAGTATTTGAATATATAAAATTATATGTTCTCGTCTCGAAATTACCAAAGCCCAAACTGAAAATAACTTGTTTTTAAGTCAAAACAAAAAGATTAAAACTATCACAAATTAAAACTTTTTTAATTTTAATTAACTGAATATCAGGTGTTTTATTTAAGTGCAATTAAATTTACGCTTAAGTAAATGCTAACAGAATAAATATCAAGCCATATCTTCACTTTTGGTGGTGCTAAATGGAATTTGCAATTGAAATTCAAATATGGATAATTGTTATTTAACCGAATAAATAATTGTAATTACCTGATTTTCAGTGTTTTGTAGTTTATGTTGATACTTTTTAATTAAATATTCACTCTTTACATTTGTTTTGTCAGATGTGTTTAATTCGATTATTCATATTGGCAAATTAATAATACCCGAAACATAATCTAACTTTTGATTAGGATGCATACTTTCCTATTGACATATGTCCTCGCTTTCATATCCATACTGGATATGGATTTTTATGAACATTCAGACAGTTCATTTTCTATTTGGCAAACCTTTGCACATGATTTTAAAATTGGTGCCGCTTTGAATGGAAGAGATGTTATGGGGAATGACCCCATCGTAAAGAATACACTCTTAAAACATTTCAACAGTATTAGTCCCGAAAATCTATTGAAGTGGCAATCTGTTCACCCTGCCCCTGGAAACTATAATTTCAACCCTTCTGATGCCTTTGTAAATTTAGGTAAGGAGCTTAATGCCTTTATTATTGGTCATACGTTGGTTTGGCACAATCAAACACCAAGCTGGGTATTTATAAATGAATCAGGTGAATTTTTGGATAGGGAAGGACTTACCAAACGCATGGAGGACCATATCAGCACTGTTTTGGGCAGGTACAAAGGGAGCATAAACGGTTGGGATGTAGTCAATGAAGCTTTTACCGATAATGGGACATATAGAAAATCACATTGGTATAACATTATAGGCCAAGATTTTATACCAAAAGCTTTTAAAAAGGCTCATGAGGTAGATCCTGATGCTGAGCTTTATTATAATGATTATAACCTGTGGAAGCCAGAAAAAATCGATGCTGCAGTGGCAATGGCCGCTTCTTTAAAGGAACAGGGAATACGCATTGATGGAATTGGAATGCAAGGACATTATGGACTAACATCTCCTTCATTGGAGCAGATTGAGGCTTCTATCTTAAAAATTGCTGATCTGGGCCTT harbors:
- a CDS encoding endo-1,4-beta-xylanase, coding for MHTFLLTYVLAFISILDMDFYEHSDSSFSIWQTFAHDFKIGAALNGRDVMGNDPIVKNTLLKHFNSISPENLLKWQSVHPAPGNYNFNPSDAFVNLGKELNAFIIGHTLVWHNQTPSWVFINESGEFLDREGLTKRMEDHISTVLGRYKGSINGWDVVNEAFTDNGTYRKSHWYNIIGQDFIPKAFKKAHEVDPDAELYYNDYNLWKPEKIDAAVAMAASLKEQGIRIDGIGMQGHYGLTSPSLEQIEASILKIADLGLKVMITELDIDVLPNPTNRRGADIDDNFEYEKQYDPYQEGFPEEIREALAQRYYDLFALFEKHKEVVTRVTLWGIRDQDSWLNNWPIRGRTAYPLLFENDYRLKSEIELQFRKFDDK